DNA sequence from the Dethiosulfovibrio salsuginis genome:
GTCGGGTTTTTGATGTACTTTCTTCTCTCCAGCGACTCTATGTCCCCTAAGGCTAGGTCGGTCTTAAACGTCGGACTCCTCCTTTTTACCCTCTTTACCGTGGCAGGAGCTGTTACTGTAAAAAAGATGGAGGACGATTTCAGGGAGGGCCTTCTCCAGGAGAGCTACAGAAGGCTGGAGATGACCAAGGGGAAGCTGGCTTTTTTCGAGATGATGGGGATTTCCATGGCTAAAACGGTGGCCTCCGATCCTCTCTCCCTGTCCGCTCTTTCCTCCTCCGGTTTTGGATCGGATATACAGCTCAGGATCATCAACCGAAGGCTCGGTTCCAGCCTGGTCTTTATAACCGACGTTTCCGGCGACGTGGTGGCTACCTCCGATCCCTCTCTGAGGGGCCATAATTTTTCCTTTAGAGGTTATTTCAAACAGGCCATGTCGGGCCAAAACGGTCTGCTGTACGCCCTAGGGGCGGTGACCGATAAGGTCGGTGCCTACTTCTCCCGCCCTCTGGTGGACCGTCAGGGCCAGGTTTTAGGGGTCGTCGTGGTGAAGATGGATCTGGATCCGGTTTTCGGAGAGGTTTTTCAGTCGGAGAGTATTTTTATGAGGCGAGGAGATCAGATCCTGATGGGGCCGGATGGCTTGAGAGACTGCCCGCTCCGTTATTTATCGGTGTCCATTCCCCTCCCTGGGGTGTCATGGGAGCTGGTCAAGCTGGTGCCTAAGAGGCTAATAATTCGCAACGGCAGGATACTGATCTCCTTTTACCTGCTGTTCGCCGCTGTGGCTTTGCTGGCCCTCTTCAGATACGTCCAGAAGGACCAGCTCATAGGAGAGCTTCAGAGAGAGGTCGCCGATAGACAGGCGGCGGAGGATTCGGAGAGAAGGGCCAGGGCGGAGGCGGAGGAGGCTAACAGGGCTAAAAGCGGCTTTTTAGCCAACATGAGCCACGAGATAAGGACCCCTCTAAACGCCGTGTTAGGCATGGCGGGCCTCTTGCTGGATACCGAGTTGGACCATAGGCAGGGTCATTACGCCAGAATAATCCAGACCAGCGGAGAGTCGTTGCTTGGGCTCATAAACGATATACTCGATTTCTCCAAGATAGAGGCGGACAAGATGGAGCTGGAGTCGCTGGACTTCGATCTCCAGGTTCTCCTCGAGGACGTGGTGGAGATGCTGTTCCATCGGGCGGAGGAGAAGGGAATAGGGCTTTCATACGCCATAGATCACGATGTCCCCCGTTTTCTGAGAGGAGATCCGGTCAGGATTCGCCAGATCCTGGTCAATTTGGTGGGCAACGGAGTGAAGTTTACCTCCCAGGGAGAGGTAAAGGTTAAAGTCTCCCTTTACAGCTCCGTAGGAGATGCTTTTAACGTCCGATTTTCCGTCGTCGATACGGGAATAGGCATCCCCTCCGAGAGGGTTGGTGTTTTATTCGATGCCTTCGAACAGGTGGATTCGACCACCACAAGGCGGTTTGGAGGCACCGGACTGGGGCTGGCCATCTCACGGAGGCTCGTTGAGCTTATGGGAGGTCGAATAGGGGCCAAAAGCGTGGAGGGCTCCGGGTCGGATTTCTGGTTCAACCTGCCTCTGCCTATGGCTTTGGAAGATGTTAGGGAGGACAGGGTCCCTAGGGAGATTTTGCTGGGCAAGAAGGTCCTCCTGGTGGACGATACGTCCGATAACCTTCTCGTTTTGTCCGAGAGGCTGGGAGGATGGGGAATGATCTCCGAGATGTGTTCCTCCCCTACCGATAGCCTGAGGATAGTTCAGGGAAATCCCGATAGGTTTGACCTTGTTATTCTGGACGTCCAGATGCCCGAGATGGACGGCATATCGCTGGCAAGGTCCATAAGGGACGTCTCGTCGGTTCCGATTCTCTTTCTGTCCTCCATAGGGGACCAGCCCTCTGCGGATCTGATAGACTCTATCGAACGCTGTCTGTGGCTTATAAAGCCCGCTAGAACCTCCACCTTATCTAAAGCTGTGGTTTCTTTGATCTCAGGATCCACCGTCAAAGACGAAGGCTCCTCTCCGAGAGATCGCCAGCTGGACAAAGGCAGGCTGCTTTTGGTGGAGGATAATCGGATAAATCAGCAGGTCGCTATGGCACTGCTTTCCAAAATTGGGTACTCCTGTGACACCGCCTCCGACGGCAGGGAAGGGGTGGAGATGTGGTCTTCAGGGAGCTATAGCGCTATCTTGATGGACGTCCAGATGCCTGTTATGGACGGTTTCGAGGCTACCGCAGCGATTCGGGAGATAGAGACCAAGTCGGGAGCCCACAGGATCCCTATTATCGCCATGACCGCCCACGCCCTTTCGGGTTACAAAGAGAAGTGTATCGCCGCAGGGATGGACGACTACGTGACCAAGCCTATCTCCCCTGCTGACCTGGAGTCGGTTTTGGCGATCCATGTAAAAGGAGTCGCCGATGATGGGGCTGAGGCAGAGGAGGTCCCACAGGAGATATCCGGTCCCTCTGAGGGAGAATTACCTTGGAGGGAGCTTCCGGTTTTCGATCAGGCCGACGGTTTGGTAAGCGTCGGCGACGACCTGGATTTCCTGATGGAGATGCTAGCCCTTTTTTACGATACCTACGGCAAAAAACAGGGTGAGATAAGGGATATTGCGGACAGGGAGGACTGGGAGGAAGGTGTCGCGGTGGCCCATATGTTCAAAGGAGCGGCGGGAAACCTGGGGCTTAAAAGGCTGAGTGGCTGTGCTGCTTGGGTGGAGTCGACTTTGAAGGGGCAGGTCTCCGATGGAGCTTCGGATTCCTCTCCTATGAGGGAGCTGCTGTATCAATTGGCGGATGAAGTGGAGGAAACGTCCCGTTTTGCCTCCGAAAGATCAAGAGGAGGCTTGGTGTAACGGTGAATATGTTTTTTACTTTGTTGGATAACTGGAGGGAACGGGTGGCGCCTGTCCTCTGGGCCCTGTTTTGGGCGGGGGTTTTGCTGGGAGGGGCACAGAGGATCGATAGCTATCTTGTCTCCTCCTATTCGGGGCTAAGCGTCGTGGCCAGCTCGGGCATAAGGCAAGGGGTGGTCGACCATTTGCCCGGTCGGCTCGGTTTTTTCGACGGTTGGGCCGCCGGTGAGGTCCGTTCCTCCGACTCCAGCGACCTGGCCTCCGGCAGGGCGGTCGTGAGGTACTTCAACCACGACGGAGGGGCCAGGCTCGTCTTAGGAGCCAAAGAGGCCTCGGGGCTTGTGGTCTGGTCATCCCAGATAACCAGGAGATTTTTGCTATGGCCCGGTATGGTCCTGTCGTTTTTGATTATGTCGGTGTCGTCCTACATGATTCTGTCTCGGGGCGACAGAAAATGGAGGGCTATTGGATATTTTTCCTCCAGAGTTCTCGTCCTGTGTGCTTACGGCGTGGTGGCTATGGCCATCGCAGGGGCCTTCGGCCACCTATGGCTGGTAGGTTCGGCGGCGTCCCGGCTGACCAGCCTCCCTGCTACCGTGCCTCTTTGGGCATCTGTGCTGTCCGCCGGTCCTCTGGTGAAGGCTTCCGCCTGGTTGGTGGTGGTGTTCTGTCTTTCATCCGGCCTGGAGGCGCTGTTTCCCGATCCTTAACCTTTTTTGATCTTTAGAGAGCCTCTAAAAACTCACCCTCGAGTCCCCTCGGAGAGATCGTTCCGCCTACGCCGGAACGATCTCTCCGAGGTTCAGCGTTTTTAGATATGTCCTTTACAGCCTTTTTATAACCATGGAGACTCCCTGTCCTCCTCCGATACAGGCGGTGACGAGGCCGATCTCCCTGTCCTCTCTGATCAGGCCGTGGACCATGGTCGCTATGAGCTTCGCCCCTGTGGCCCCGATGGGATGTCCTAAGGCGATGGCTCCGCCGTATATATTGCACCGATCCATGTCGAAGGGCATAGACCGGTGGACCGCCAGGACCTGGGCGGCGAAGGCCTCGTTCAGCTCTATGAGGTCGACGTTTTCCAGGGTCAGTCCCGCCATGGCGAGGGCTTTAGGGGTTGAGTGGACCGGTCCCAGTCCCATGTGCTTAGGGTCCAGGGCGGCGGAGCTGTAGCCTATTATCTCCGCCAGGGGCTTGTGTCCCATGGAGGTTGCCCAGTCGCCGTCGGCTATGACCATGGCACTGGCACCGTCGCAGAGGGCGGAGCTGCTGCCAGCGGTTATGGTTCCGTCCTTCGCGAAGACCGGGGGGAGTTTCGCCAGCTTCTCGATCGTGGTGTCCGCCCTGGGGATCTCGTCGGTATCGACGACGATTTCCCCTTTTTTGCGGTCTTTTATCTTCACCGCCACTATCTCGTCGGAGAACTTGCCCAGGCCTATGGCCTCCGAGGCCTTTCTGTGGCTGTTGAAGGCGTAGCTGTCCTGCTCCTCTCTGGATATAGAGTGCTCCTGTGCCAGGATCTCCCCTGTAGCTCCCATGAGCATCTCCGCCAGAGGACACATAAATCCGTCTCTGTGGAGGCCGTCGAGGACCGGTTTTTCACCCATCCTGTAACCCCACCTGGCTCCCTCCAGCAGATAGGGCACGTTGCTGGCGCTCTCCATTCCTCCCGCTATCCCCGCTTTTATGTCCCCCAGGCGAATTCTGTCCGATATCAGCATGGCTGTCTTGACGCTGGAGCCGCACCTTTTGTTGATAGTGTAGGCGGGAACCGACTCGGGGATCCCTCCTCGGTACATGGCTATCCTGGCGGGGTTTGCCCCTACCCCTGCCTGCCAGCCGTTGCCCATGACGACTTCCTCTACCTGTTCAGCCGAAAGTCCCGACCTGGATAGAGCTTCCTTTATGGCTATGGCCCCCAGGTCCGGGGCGGTTATCTTGGAGAATACCCCTCCGTACTTGCCTCCTGGGGTCCTACAGGTCGCCAGTATGACCGGTCTGCCCATCAGAGGTCACATCCTTTCATGGTGGCGAGGTCCGGGGATACGGTGAACTGGGCGGTGGTGTTCGCCTTTATATCCTCCACCGTTACCTCCGGCGCTATCTCGAACAGGGTCAGTTCTCCGTCGACGAAACGGAACAGGGCGAACTCTGTCACCACCGTGTCGACTACCGCCATGCCCGTCAGAGGCAGGGTGCAGCTGGGTATTATCTTAGGAGCCCCTTTTTTGGTGACGTGGGTGGTGGCTATTATTACCCGCCTCGCCCCGGTGACCAGGTCCATAGCTCCTCCCATCCCTGGGACCATCTTCCCCGGGACCATCCAGTTTGCCAGGTTGCCCTCTTGGTCCACCTCCAGTGCTCCGAGGACGGTGGCGTCCAGGTGTCCTCCTCTGATGAGGCCGAAGCTGGTGTCGCTGGCCACCAGCGATCCTCCGGGGATTATGGTGAGGCAACGGCCTCCCGCCCCTATGAACCGCCAGTCGGTGGTCTCGGGCTTGGGGCCCGCTCCGACGACGCCGTTTTCCGTCTGAAAGACCACGTCCACTCCCTCGGGGATGTAGTCGGAAACCAGTGTAGGTATGCCTATGCCCAGGTTGACAACCGAGCCGTTCTCAAGGTCCAGGGCTATTCTCTTGGCTATTCTGTGTCTGATCAGCTCTTCATCAAGTACGGGTAGCATAGAAAGAGTCCCCCTTTAGAACCAGTATGTCCACCACTATCCCCGAGGTCACTATCTCGTTGGGATCCAGGTCTCCCTGCTCCACCACCGAGTCGACCTCAGCTATAACCAGGTCCGCCGCCGTCGCCATGGCTGGGTTGAAGTTGCGGTTTGTGCCGTAGTAGGTCAGGTTGCCGTAGCGGTCCGCCCGGTGGCCCTTTATGAGGGCCACGTCCGCCCTGAGAGGTAGCTCCAGGATGTACCTTTTCCCCTCGACCTCTATGATCTGTTTCCCTTCCTCCACCACCGTCCCGACCCCTGTAGGGGTGAGAAATCCTCCCAGGCCGAATCCTCCCGCCCTGATCCTCTCCACGAAGGTCCCCTGAGGGACAAGCTCAAGCTCCAGGGTCCCCTGGTTGTACTGTCTCTGGGTCTCTTTGTTTAGCCCTACGTGGGACGCTGTGACCTTCTTTACCTGTCCGTTGACCACCAGCGATCCGTGTCCGACCCCCTTGGGATGGCGGTCGTCGGCGTACACCGTGTCGTTTGCTATGAGGTGGAGGTCTTTCGTGCCAGCCTTACAGAGGGCCTCTATCAAGGTATAGGGGACTCCTCCGTAGTTGAACCCTCCGACCATCACCGAGGCTCCGTCCTTTACGTAGGAGATGGCCTCGGTAGCCGATACGACGGGCTTTATCACAGTGATAGGCATCGCGTATAACCCCTTTCTGTTAGGAGGCCGGTTCGGCCTTCAGTTTCGCTATTTTCGCCTTCTGGAAAAGGACCACTCCCGCCATCAACGCCACCGCCAGGCCGTTGGCCATCATAGAGGGGACTATTATCAGGAACGGAAGGGCCAGCAGGGCCAGTCTCTCCAGTATGTTGATGTGGGTGAGGAAATATCCCTGTACCCCCGACGCCAGTCCCACTATGGCTAAAAAGGCGGCTCCAAAGCCGAAGGCGATCTGGAATATGTTCCCCTGGAACAGGAGATAGGGGTTGTAGACGAACATATAGGGGACTAAAAATCCCGCCACCGCAACCACTAGAGCCGTGAAGCCCGTCTTCATGGGGTTGGATTTGGATATCCCTGAAGCGGCGTAGGTAGCCAGGGCCACAGGAGGAGTCACGTCGGCCAGAACCCCGAAGTACAGACAGAAAAGGTGGGCCGCCATCATAGGAACCCCCATCTCCGCCAGGGCAGGGGCAGCCAAGGTCGACGTGATGATGTACTGGGCGGTGGTTGGAACTCCCATCCCCAGTATTATCGATCCTATCATGGTGAGAATCAGAGCCAGGGGCAGTATTCCATGTGACAGGCTGAGGACGAAGGACGAGAAGGCCAGACCTACCCCTGTTATGCCTATGACCCCTATGACTATTCCCGAGCAGGCGCAGGCCGCCGCTACGTCGACCGCACCTATGGCTCCGTCGATCATCGCCTGTAGGATTCTGGCAGGGGTCATTCGGTGTTCCGGTTTGCCGACCCAGGAGCAGCCTATCAGGAAGACGATGGACCAGAAGACCGCCTTAACCGGCGAGTATCCTGTCGCCAGGAAGGCTATCAATGTAAGGATAGGTATGAGGAGATGCCAGCCCTCTTTGAGGACTTTTTTCGCAACCGGCAGGTCGTCGCCGCTGAGTCTTTTCATGCCGATTTTGCCCGCCCTGAAGTGGACCATTGCCATTATGGAGACGAAGTAGAGTGTCGCTGGGATCGCCGCCGCTACCACGATCTCCCAGTAGGATATGCCGAGGAACTGGGCCATGATGAATGCCGCCGCTCCCATGACAGGGGGCATAACCTGCCCTCCTGTGGAGGACGCCGCCACGATAGCTCCGGCGAACTCGCTTTTATATCCCGACTGCTTCATAAGAGGTATGGTGAAGGCCCCGGTTGTCA
Encoded proteins:
- a CDS encoding response regulator; this encodes MDYLRELAFPVASGYALFLWGLSVMIYRHRGALYLLCGGWLASCVVRSMSLSPELERLGYGLSIALCSWLAFRLLGDLRIRFGLLGGAALLFFPGTFYLGGAMLLIVGFSLMGIDIDEVQRRRTARLVGVLFESEGAYVIISYFSPLADVIPLAALIGSVGFLMYFLLSSDSMSPKARSVLNVGLLLFTLFTVAGAVTVKKMEDDFREGLLQESYRRLEMTKGKLAFFEMMGISMAKTVASDPLSLSALSSSGFGSDIQLRIINRRLGSSLVFITDVSGDVVATSDPSLRGHNFSFRGYFKQAMSGQNGLLYALGAVTDKVGAYFSRPLVDRQGQVLGVVVVKMDLDPVFGEVFQSESIFMRRGDQILMGPDGLRDCPLRYLSVSIPLPGVSWELVKLVPKRLIIRNGRILISFYLLFAAVALLALFRYVQKDQLIGELQREVADRQAAEDSERRARAEAEEANRAKSGFLANMSHEIRTPLNAVLGMAGLLLDTELDHRQGHYARIIQTSGESLLGLINDILDFSKIEADKMELESLDFDLQVLLEDVVEMLFHRAEEKGIGLSYAIDHDVPRFLRGDPVRIRQILVNLVGNGVKFTSQGEVKVKVSLYSSVGDAFNVRFSVVDTGIGIPSERVGVLFDAFEQVDSTTTRRFGGTGLGLAISRRLVELMGGRIGAKSVEGSGSDFWFNLPLPMALEDVREDRVPREILLGKKVLLVDDTSDNLLVLSERLGGWGMISEMCSSPTDSLRIVQGNPDRFDLVILDVQMPEMDGISLARSIRDVSSVPILFLSSIGDQPSADLIDSIERCLWLIKPARTSTLSKAVVSLISGSTVKDEGSSPRDRQLDKGRLLLVEDNRINQQVAMALLSKIGYSCDTASDGREGVEMWSSGSYSAILMDVQMPVMDGFEATAAIREIETKSGAHRIPIIAMTAHALSGYKEKCIAAGMDDYVTKPISPADLESVLAIHVKGVADDGAEAEEVPQEISGPSEGELPWRELPVFDQADGLVSVGDDLDFLMEMLALFYDTYGKKQGEIRDIADREDWEEGVAVAHMFKGAAGNLGLKRLSGCAAWVESTLKGQVSDGASDSSPMRELLYQLADEVEETSRFASERSRGGLV
- a CDS encoding thiolase family protein — its product is MGRPVILATCRTPGGKYGGVFSKITAPDLGAIAIKEALSRSGLSAEQVEEVVMGNGWQAGVGANPARIAMYRGGIPESVPAYTINKRCGSSVKTAMLISDRIRLGDIKAGIAGGMESASNVPYLLEGARWGYRMGEKPVLDGLHRDGFMCPLAEMLMGATGEILAQEHSISREEQDSYAFNSHRKASEAIGLGKFSDEIVAVKIKDRKKGEIVVDTDEIPRADTTIEKLAKLPPVFAKDGTITAGSSSALCDGASAMVIADGDWATSMGHKPLAEIIGYSSAALDPKHMGLGPVHSTPKALAMAGLTLENVDLIELNEAFAAQVLAVHRSMPFDMDRCNIYGGAIALGHPIGATGAKLIATMVHGLIREDREIGLVTACIGGGQGVSMVIKRL
- a CDS encoding 3-oxoacid CoA-transferase subunit B; amino-acid sequence: MLPVLDEELIRHRIAKRIALDLENGSVVNLGIGIPTLVSDYIPEGVDVVFQTENGVVGAGPKPETTDWRFIGAGGRCLTIIPGGSLVASDTSFGLIRGGHLDATVLGALEVDQEGNLANWMVPGKMVPGMGGAMDLVTGARRVIIATTHVTKKGAPKIIPSCTLPLTGMAVVDTVVTEFALFRFVDGELTLFEIAPEVTVEDIKANTTAQFTVSPDLATMKGCDL
- a CDS encoding CoA transferase subunit A; protein product: MPITVIKPVVSATEAISYVKDGASVMVGGFNYGGVPYTLIEALCKAGTKDLHLIANDTVYADDRHPKGVGHGSLVVNGQVKKVTASHVGLNKETQRQYNQGTLELELVPQGTFVERIRAGGFGLGGFLTPTGVGTVVEEGKQIIEVEGKRYILELPLRADVALIKGHRADRYGNLTYYGTNRNFNPAMATAADLVIAEVDSVVEQGDLDPNEIVTSGIVVDILVLKGDSFYATRT
- a CDS encoding TRAP transporter permease, with protein sequence MTSAENIRPPIPIEESESKKRELSGWQYKVVAGLALAASSFHLYTAAFGLLSAMYQRSLHWLLMGVLLFLIYPSSKNRPKGRIEIIDWVLAGLLAIGCLNIIINWPTIAMREGTPIASDVYLGIIMVVLVIEGTRRAMGWPLPIMAILAILYAFFGPYFPGILGHGGIPLDELAPFQYLRTDGIFGVPLGVSASFIFLFVLFGAFLSTSGAGQFFIDLAVALTGRSQGGPGKAAVVASALMGTVSGSSCANTVTTGAFTIPLMKQSGYKSEFAGAIVAASSTGGQVMPPVMGAAAFIMAQFLGISYWEIVVAAAIPATLYFVSIMAMVHFRAGKIGMKRLSGDDLPVAKKVLKEGWHLLIPILTLIAFLATGYSPVKAVFWSIVFLIGCSWVGKPEHRMTPARILQAMIDGAIGAVDVAAACACSGIVIGVIGITGVGLAFSSFVLSLSHGILPLALILTMIGSIILGMGVPTTAQYIITSTLAAPALAEMGVPMMAAHLFCLYFGVLADVTPPVALATYAASGISKSNPMKTGFTALVVAVAGFLVPYMFVYNPYLLFQGNIFQIAFGFGAAFLAIVGLASGVQGYFLTHINILERLALLALPFLIIVPSMMANGLAVALMAGVVLFQKAKIAKLKAEPAS